In a single window of the Micromonospora inositola genome:
- a CDS encoding polysaccharide deacetylase family protein yields MIGDGSSRDSGPHQHQPRARRLAPGEEPPQFVVLSWDGAGETGAQLFSRFRGVAQELQGAMTFFLSGIYTLPEAKRMAYAPPQHPVGSSAIGFLSERSVHATIAQLGLAWQEGHEIGTHFNGHFCGPGGVRRWSPADWDREIDQAVGFVSNWRTNTGFTDLPPLPFDYAHELIGGRTPCLEGQANLLRATRVRGWRYDSSGTGTQVWPSRFATGLWNIPMQQIPFPGHRFEVLAMDYNMMYNQSRTPNGDPGMRPIWLREARDAFLAGFQRAYTTNRAPLIIGNHFEHWNGGIYMEAIAQAATRMAQYPSVRLVSFRQLIDWLEAQDPKVLRRLQSLPVGRPLAGGWASFLRAS; encoded by the coding sequence GTGATCGGGGATGGCAGCAGCCGTGACAGCGGGCCTCACCAACACCAGCCGCGCGCGCGGCGGCTCGCCCCCGGGGAGGAACCGCCGCAGTTTGTGGTTTTGTCCTGGGATGGTGCGGGGGAGACGGGCGCCCAGCTGTTCTCGCGGTTCCGCGGCGTTGCACAGGAACTGCAGGGTGCCATGACGTTCTTCCTCTCGGGGATCTACACCCTGCCGGAGGCGAAGCGGATGGCCTACGCACCGCCGCAGCACCCGGTCGGCTCCTCGGCGATCGGTTTCCTGTCCGAGCGGTCGGTTCACGCAACGATCGCGCAGCTAGGTCTCGCCTGGCAGGAGGGCCATGAGATCGGGACCCACTTCAATGGGCACTTCTGCGGACCAGGCGGGGTGCGGCGGTGGTCGCCGGCCGACTGGGACCGCGAGATCGACCAGGCCGTCGGGTTCGTGTCCAACTGGCGCACGAATACGGGGTTCACCGACCTACCCCCACTGCCGTTCGACTACGCCCACGAGCTGATCGGCGGCCGCACCCCCTGCCTCGAGGGACAGGCCAACCTCCTGCGTGCCACGCGCGTCCGCGGCTGGAGGTACGACAGTTCCGGCACCGGAACCCAGGTATGGCCCTCGAGGTTCGCCACGGGCCTGTGGAACATTCCGATGCAGCAGATCCCGTTCCCCGGGCACCGCTTCGAGGTCCTCGCGATGGACTACAACATGATGTACAACCAGTCGAGGACCCCCAACGGAGATCCCGGGATGCGTCCGATCTGGCTCCGCGAGGCGCGCGACGCCTTTCTCGCCGGCTTCCAGCGCGCCTACACCACCAATCGGGCGCCGCTCATCATCGGCAACCATTTCGAGCACTGGAACGGCGGGATCTACATGGAGGCGATCGCCCAGGCTGCGACACGGATGGCCCAATATCCCTCAGTCCGGCTCGTATCCTTTCGTCAGCTGATCGACTGGCTGGAAGCTCAGGATCCGAAGGTGCTGCGCCGGCTTCAGTCCCTGCCCGTAGGACGGCCGCTGGCGGGTGGTTGGGCCTCCTTTCTCCGTGCCTCGTGA
- a CDS encoding carbon-nitrogen hydrolase family protein, whose translation MRTLAIAAVQTKPIAGDTDATWVRYADQIHAIRETFPQVQLVVHPELHLSAPGLLLQEDPSYADQAAVELPGPLTDKLADLARQTGLWLVPGSVYERGLHGAVHNTAVVVAPDGRLAARYRKCFPWQPYETTTPGDDLVVFDMKLGDDRKTRIGLAICYDGAFPEVFRQLAWSGAEVVLQPTLTPTRDREMELVFARANAGANQVYVVSVNGSDPHATGESVIVDPEGIVRQQARGGEEILIDVLDLDAVTRVRTFGSFGLNRPWDQLDKHGPNLQLPMYGRINPRPTA comes from the coding sequence ATGCGCACCCTGGCGATAGCCGCCGTCCAGACCAAGCCCATTGCCGGCGACACTGACGCAACCTGGGTGCGCTACGCCGATCAGATCCACGCCATCCGGGAGACATTCCCGCAGGTGCAGCTCGTGGTACACCCCGAGCTGCACCTGTCGGCGCCGGGCCTGCTGCTGCAAGAGGACCCGTCGTACGCGGACCAGGCGGCCGTAGAACTGCCCGGTCCGTTGACCGACAAACTCGCCGACCTGGCCCGCCAGACCGGCCTGTGGCTGGTGCCAGGCAGCGTGTACGAGCGCGGTCTGCATGGCGCGGTCCACAACACCGCCGTGGTGGTGGCGCCCGATGGGCGGCTCGCCGCCCGATACCGCAAGTGCTTCCCATGGCAACCGTACGAGACCACCACACCGGGAGATGACCTCGTCGTGTTCGACATGAAGCTCGGCGACGATCGGAAAACCCGCATCGGGCTCGCGATCTGCTACGACGGGGCCTTCCCGGAAGTCTTCCGTCAGCTCGCGTGGTCAGGTGCGGAAGTGGTGCTGCAACCGACGCTCACCCCCACCCGCGATCGCGAGATGGAACTGGTGTTCGCCAGGGCCAACGCTGGCGCTAACCAGGTGTACGTGGTCAGCGTGAACGGCTCAGATCCGCACGCGACCGGCGAGTCGGTGATCGTAGACCCCGAAGGCATCGTCCGCCAGCAGGCCAGAGGTGGCGAAGAGATCCTCATCGACGTGTTGGACCTCGACGCCGTCACGCGCGTGCGCACCTTCGGCTCGTTCGGGCTTAACCGTCCATGGGACCAGCTGGACAAGCACGGACCGAACCTCCAGCTGCCCATGTACGGTCGCATCAACCCCCGGCCGACCGCCTGA
- a CDS encoding APC family permease yields the protein MSDTQAPASSLGAPDKGLKGGALGLASSIVIGISATAPAYTVAASVGYIVLAVGVAAPAMLLLAFVPMMCVAVAFAQLNRVDPDCGTTFTWAARTFGPRTGWLGGWVMTAASVVAMAYLAGIAGSYLLLLFGAEGLAASQTWVTVVGVGLISLMTLVCWRGIGISVWVQRVLLVVELIMLAVFAVVALVKVATGHAPAGHATPSLGWFNPLGVGSFGTLAAGLLVAIFVYWGWDSAVSVNEETEAPDRNPGRAAVISMALLIGIFVLATVAAQAYAGVGADGIGLGNEDTAADLLAVVGAAVLGSAWGKLLILAVLSSAIAALQTGILPTARTVLSMATARAVPASFARMNRRFQTPSVATAVTGGATIVLFLGLSLLGGGKAAADAIASIGLLIAFYYALVGYTCVWQFRRVLTGSAKDLLLKGILPLFGAVTLTAVFVKSVWDMRSPDYGVTSIGGVGGVLLIGGGTIVLGALVMLGYSLARPAFFRAKLASPGSTGSESPADIAALTERQPLGPAVSDPAS from the coding sequence GTGAGCGACACGCAAGCCCCGGCATCGTCGCTGGGCGCACCAGACAAGGGACTCAAAGGCGGCGCGCTCGGGCTCGCCTCCAGCATCGTCATTGGCATCTCCGCGACCGCGCCTGCCTACACGGTTGCGGCCAGCGTGGGCTACATCGTGCTCGCCGTCGGGGTCGCCGCCCCCGCGATGCTCCTGCTCGCGTTCGTCCCGATGATGTGCGTGGCGGTCGCGTTCGCTCAGCTCAATCGCGTCGACCCAGACTGCGGCACCACGTTCACCTGGGCCGCCCGTACGTTCGGCCCACGCACGGGCTGGCTCGGTGGCTGGGTGATGACGGCCGCGTCCGTCGTCGCCATGGCGTACCTCGCTGGCATCGCTGGCTCGTACCTCCTACTGCTCTTCGGCGCGGAAGGCCTCGCCGCCTCACAGACCTGGGTCACCGTGGTCGGCGTCGGCCTGATCTCGCTGATGACGCTGGTGTGCTGGCGAGGCATCGGGATCTCCGTCTGGGTTCAGCGCGTCTTGCTGGTCGTCGAACTGATCATGTTGGCCGTCTTCGCGGTGGTGGCGCTGGTGAAGGTAGCCACCGGTCATGCCCCCGCCGGACACGCGACGCCGTCGCTGGGCTGGTTCAATCCCCTCGGTGTGGGCTCGTTCGGCACGCTTGCGGCCGGCCTGCTCGTCGCGATTTTCGTGTACTGGGGATGGGACTCCGCGGTCAGCGTCAACGAGGAGACCGAAGCCCCCGACCGCAACCCCGGACGCGCCGCGGTCATCTCGATGGCCCTGCTCATCGGCATCTTCGTGCTCGCCACCGTGGCGGCCCAGGCCTACGCGGGCGTCGGCGCGGACGGCATCGGCCTCGGCAACGAGGACACCGCGGCCGACCTGCTCGCCGTGGTCGGCGCCGCGGTGCTCGGCTCGGCCTGGGGCAAGCTGCTGATCCTCGCCGTCCTCAGTTCGGCGATCGCCGCGCTGCAGACCGGGATCCTGCCCACCGCCCGTACCGTGCTCTCGATGGCGACGGCGAGGGCAGTGCCGGCCTCCTTCGCGCGGATGAACCGCCGCTTCCAGACACCGTCTGTAGCGACCGCGGTCACCGGCGGAGCGACCATCGTCCTGTTTCTGGGCCTGAGCCTGCTCGGCGGCGGCAAGGCGGCAGCCGATGCCATCGCATCGATCGGCCTGCTCATCGCGTTCTACTACGCCCTGGTCGGCTACACGTGCGTGTGGCAGTTCCGCAGGGTGCTCACCGGCAGCGCCAAGGACCTACTGCTCAAGGGCATCCTGCCGCTGTTCGGCGCGGTGACCCTCACCGCTGTCTTCGTCAAGAGCGTGTGGGACATGCGCTCCCCGGACTACGGCGTCACCTCGATCGGCGGCGTGGGAGGCGTGCTGCTCATCGGTGGCGGCACCATCGTGCTCGGAGCGCTGGTGATGCTCGGCTACTCGCTGGCCAGGCCCGCCTTCTTCCGGGCGAAGCTCGCGTCCCCCGGGTCGACGGGCAGCGAGTCGCCGGCCGATATCGCGGCGCTGACGGAGAGGCAACCGCTCGGACCGGCCGTCTCCGATCCCGCCTCTTGA
- a CDS encoding TetR/AcrR family transcriptional regulator, translated as MARTKNQGERRRQIVAAAQRAVVKHGLARVRLRDVADEAGLTAGAVLYYYDELETLLLEAHHRAIERFCRDREAAVDAAADPHEKLVAAVRAGLPTGPDDELVRMLYEFEGPAFRNRTFGALNHAYFERQVGIYHAILAAGEATGVFRLTAAARVIARNLVALEDGYGFYVVLEDSDIDTAGAEQLILSYAQTATGAAFRSDVT; from the coding sequence GTGGCGAGGACGAAGAATCAGGGAGAGCGCCGTCGGCAGATCGTCGCTGCCGCGCAACGCGCTGTGGTCAAACACGGGCTGGCCCGGGTACGCCTACGTGACGTCGCTGACGAGGCGGGCCTCACCGCCGGCGCGGTCCTCTACTACTACGACGAGCTGGAGACTCTTCTGCTGGAAGCCCACCACCGCGCCATCGAACGGTTCTGTCGCGACCGCGAGGCGGCCGTTGACGCCGCCGCGGATCCTCACGAGAAGCTCGTCGCGGCGGTCCGCGCTGGCCTGCCCACCGGTCCTGACGACGAGCTCGTTCGGATGCTCTATGAGTTCGAAGGCCCCGCGTTCCGCAACCGCACCTTCGGTGCGCTCAACCACGCCTACTTCGAACGACAGGTCGGCATCTACCACGCCATCCTCGCTGCGGGCGAGGCCACCGGCGTCTTTCGGCTCACCGCCGCCGCGCGCGTGATCGCCCGCAACCTGGTGGCGCTCGAAGACGGGTACGGCTTCTACGTGGTGCTCGAGGACAGTGACATCGACACCGCCGGTGCGGAGCAGTTGATCCTCAGCTACGCGCAGACCGCGACTGGCGCGGCGTTCCGATCCGACGTCACGTGA
- a CDS encoding response regulator transcription factor, with translation MTSVVVADDQDLVRFGLEMVLRARGIDVVGLAADGREAVETVRRTRPDVVLMDIRMPVLDGIAATAQITDAGLPSRVLVLTTYDLDAYVYGALKAGAAGFLLKATPPDRLVAGVDTVAAGESLLAPSLTRRLIEEHVRRPPPVEGVPTPLATLTDRELEVFTLIARGLANDEIAAHLVVADTTVKTHVNRILAKLAMTSRVQLIVLAYETGLIRPGAGAALWAASENHRGRR, from the coding sequence ATGACCAGCGTCGTCGTCGCCGACGACCAGGACCTCGTCCGCTTCGGCCTCGAGATGGTGCTCAGGGCCCGCGGCATCGACGTGGTGGGGCTCGCCGCGGACGGCCGCGAGGCGGTGGAGACGGTACGACGTACGCGGCCCGACGTCGTACTCATGGACATCCGGATGCCCGTGCTCGACGGCATCGCGGCCACCGCGCAGATCACCGACGCCGGCCTCCCGTCGCGGGTGCTGGTCCTGACGACGTACGACCTCGACGCCTACGTCTACGGCGCGCTCAAGGCCGGGGCCGCAGGCTTCCTGCTGAAGGCGACGCCACCAGACCGACTCGTTGCGGGGGTGGACACGGTTGCGGCGGGAGAGTCGCTGCTCGCGCCGTCACTCACCCGACGGCTGATCGAGGAGCATGTACGACGTCCCCCTCCCGTCGAAGGGGTGCCCACGCCGCTCGCGACCCTCACCGACCGGGAACTGGAGGTGTTCACGCTGATCGCGCGGGGGCTGGCGAACGACGAGATCGCAGCGCACCTGGTGGTCGCGGACACGACCGTCAAGACACACGTAAACCGGATCCTGGCCAAGCTGGCGATGACCAGCCGGGTGCAGCTGATCGTGCTGGCGTACGAGACCGGGCTCATACGCCCCGGAGCGGGCGCCGCCTTGTGGGCAGCGTCCGAGAACCACCGTGGACGTCGCTGA
- a CDS encoding sensor histidine kinase: MTIAWRILARDAALPVALAMVGVAEMAAMGSHPWGFGAVLEVVACALLVFRRRNPLVLATLATVVLLAIPWVGPQLDEASVPIPIWALAVFSLARWVRDLRGLVGVAVMAAVVFADYAFVDQRHHNWSDVIFVAALIAPPYVLGRLTRRLAEQKGLLEHNQELVKREAVRAERDRIARELHDVIAHSVSAMVVQTAAAQDLVRSDPDSAEQILATVAATGRRALSETGTLLHVIRDHADELGLQPAPGLADLPELVERFRADGLNVAVDVDEPLPVLPAGVDVSAYRIVQEALTNALRYGADRTAALRLSCTPTVLSIRASNPSNGSSGLGSGLGLLGIAERVSLLGGSLSHGIGSDGRFQLDATLPVATP, translated from the coding sequence GTGACCATTGCGTGGCGAATCCTCGCGCGAGACGCCGCACTGCCGGTGGCGCTCGCCATGGTCGGTGTCGCCGAGATGGCGGCGATGGGCTCTCATCCGTGGGGGTTCGGCGCCGTGCTCGAGGTCGTGGCCTGCGCCCTGCTGGTCTTCCGACGGCGCAACCCGCTGGTTCTGGCGACGCTCGCCACCGTGGTGCTGCTGGCGATTCCCTGGGTGGGCCCGCAGCTCGACGAGGCCAGCGTTCCGATCCCGATCTGGGCCCTGGCGGTGTTCTCGCTCGCCCGCTGGGTACGCGACCTGCGCGGGTTGGTCGGCGTCGCGGTGATGGCGGCGGTGGTATTCGCCGACTACGCGTTCGTCGACCAGCGCCACCACAACTGGTCCGACGTGATCTTCGTGGCCGCGCTGATCGCGCCGCCGTACGTCCTGGGCCGGCTGACCCGCAGGCTCGCCGAGCAGAAGGGGCTGCTCGAGCACAACCAGGAGCTGGTGAAGCGCGAGGCGGTGCGCGCCGAGCGGGACCGAATTGCCCGCGAGCTGCACGACGTGATCGCGCACTCGGTCAGCGCCATGGTGGTGCAGACCGCCGCCGCACAGGACTTGGTGCGCAGCGACCCCGACAGCGCCGAACAGATCCTCGCGACGGTCGCCGCGACCGGACGGCGCGCCCTGTCCGAGACCGGCACGCTGCTGCACGTGATCCGCGACCACGCCGACGAGCTGGGCCTGCAGCCAGCCCCGGGTCTGGCGGACCTGCCCGAGCTCGTCGAGCGGTTCCGCGCCGACGGCCTGAACGTCGCCGTCGACGTGGACGAGCCGCTGCCCGTGCTGCCGGCCGGCGTCGACGTCTCGGCGTACCGGATCGTCCAGGAGGCGCTGACCAACGCGCTGCGCTACGGCGCTGATCGGACCGCCGCCCTCCGTCTCTCCTGCACACCGACCGTTCTCTCGATCCGCGCCTCGAACCCGAGCAACGGCAGCAGCGGACTGGGAAGCGGGCTCGGGCTTCTCGGCATCGCCGAGCGCGTCTCGCTGCTCGGCGGCAGCCTGTCGCACGGCATCGGCAGCGACGGCAGGTTCCAGCTCGACGCGACCCTCCCGGTTGCCACGCCATGA
- a CDS encoding serine/threonine-protein kinase translates to MLRRLLDGRYRSEELLGSGGMGEVWRGRDLRLDRPVAIKVLAAAGLKEPMAAERFDREARAAAGLAHPHIVAVYDFGTEENDSYLIMELVEGRTVSALLADGPLPVLQALSIAVQTCDGLAAAHAAGVVHRDVKPGNLIVTVTGTVKICDFGIARLPWAEGENTLTGPATKLGTSSYMSPEQALGQPVDHRTDLYGLGCTVYAMLAGGPPFVGEQLSVLHQHVNEPPPPLRERRPDVPAELDALAAELLAKDPADRPPDAAEVRGRLAALLPRAGTPVPLVSVTPADPGRPGRSTPVIALPPRSDAVGPARPRPGYRPARYRREVLLAAALLGVALLALTGVTLLDRDDHTSVAGPTTPPASATTVVAPRVPAVPLTVAPATPTLRAVASATSNPASPTPSRQATSRRPSPTPPADPIAGMRQSIREQVEAGRLNPDAARDLHTKVDAIAKEIAESDTDQAEEQLKKLREKLDELRRGGKLTADGYDALTADADRIAADLR, encoded by the coding sequence GTGCTGAGACGTCTGCTGGATGGCCGCTATCGGTCCGAGGAGCTGCTGGGCAGCGGCGGCATGGGTGAGGTGTGGCGCGGTCGCGATCTGCGGCTGGACCGCCCGGTGGCGATCAAGGTGCTCGCCGCGGCAGGCCTGAAGGAGCCGATGGCCGCGGAACGCTTCGACCGGGAGGCCCGTGCGGCGGCCGGGCTGGCCCATCCGCACATCGTCGCTGTCTACGACTTCGGCACCGAGGAGAACGACTCCTACCTGATCATGGAACTGGTGGAGGGGCGGACCGTGTCCGCACTGCTCGCCGACGGCCCGCTCCCCGTCCTGCAGGCGTTGTCGATCGCCGTGCAGACCTGCGACGGGCTCGCCGCCGCGCACGCGGCCGGGGTGGTGCACCGTGACGTGAAGCCGGGCAACCTGATCGTCACCGTCACCGGCACAGTGAAGATCTGCGACTTCGGCATCGCCCGCCTTCCTTGGGCAGAGGGGGAGAACACCCTCACCGGGCCGGCGACCAAGCTCGGCACTAGCTCGTACATGTCTCCCGAGCAGGCCCTCGGCCAGCCGGTGGACCACCGCACCGACTTGTACGGGCTGGGCTGCACCGTCTACGCCATGCTCGCCGGCGGTCCGCCGTTCGTCGGTGAGCAGCTCAGCGTGCTGCATCAGCACGTCAACGAGCCACCCCCGCCGCTGCGCGAGCGCCGGCCCGACGTGCCCGCCGAGCTGGACGCCCTGGCCGCCGAACTGCTGGCCAAGGATCCCGCCGACCGGCCGCCCGACGCGGCCGAAGTCCGGGGCCGCCTCGCGGCCCTGCTGCCCCGGGCCGGCACGCCGGTTCCCCTCGTGTCGGTCACGCCGGCCGACCCGGGCCGGCCGGGACGGTCCACCCCGGTGATCGCTCTTCCGCCCAGGTCGGACGCAGTCGGCCCGGCACGCCCCAGGCCGGGCTACCGCCCGGCACGGTATCGGCGCGAGGTGCTGCTGGCGGCGGCCCTGCTCGGCGTCGCGCTGCTCGCCCTGACCGGCGTCACGCTGCTCGACCGCGACGACCACACCTCGGTCGCGGGGCCCACTACGCCGCCGGCATCGGCCACCACCGTCGTGGCGCCCCGCGTGCCGGCCGTGCCGCTCACCGTCGCGCCCGCCACGCCGACCCTGCGGGCCGTCGCCTCTGCCACCAGCAACCCGGCCAGCCCGACACCGAGCCGGCAAGCCACCTCCCGAAGGCCGAGCCCCACCCCACCCGCTGACCCGATCGCCGGCATGCGCCAGTCGATCCGGGAACAGGTGGAAGCCGGCCGGTTGAACCCGGATGCCGCCAGGGACCTGCACACCAAGGTGGACGCAATCGCGAAGGAGATCGCCGAGAGCGACACCGACCAGGCCGAGGAGCAGCTCAAGAAGCTGCGCGAGAAGCTCGACGAGCTGCGACGCGGCGGCAAGCTCACCGCCGACGGCTACGACGCCCTGACCGCCGACGCCGACCGGATCGCCGCCGACCTGCGGTAA
- a CDS encoding response regulator, producing the protein MTRVLIADDEALVRGGLRMILTAQPDIEVVADAADGEEAVLLAARCVPDVVLMDIHMAPTDGIAATERILAVRNETRIIMLTTFDLDEYVYRALRAGASGFMLKTTPPRELAEAVRTAARGDALLSPSITRRLIDHYTATATVVGNPGLAELTARETEVLRMMALGLSNREIASELFVEEATVKTHVNRIFAKLGVRDRVQAVVLAYQSGVAQLRR; encoded by the coding sequence GTGACGCGCGTCCTCATCGCCGACGACGAGGCGCTGGTGCGCGGCGGCCTCCGCATGATCCTCACGGCACAGCCCGACATCGAGGTCGTCGCCGACGCCGCCGACGGCGAGGAGGCCGTGCTGCTCGCGGCCCGGTGCGTGCCCGACGTGGTGCTGATGGACATCCACATGGCGCCCACCGACGGGATCGCCGCCACCGAGCGGATCCTGGCCGTGCGCAATGAGACCCGGATCATCATGCTCACCACCTTCGACCTCGACGAGTACGTCTACCGGGCGCTCCGGGCCGGCGCCTCCGGGTTCATGCTCAAGACGACCCCGCCCCGGGAGCTGGCCGAGGCGGTGCGGACGGCGGCCCGGGGCGACGCCCTGCTCTCCCCGTCGATCACCCGTCGGCTGATCGACCACTACACGGCGACGGCCACTGTGGTCGGCAACCCGGGCCTGGCGGAGCTGACCGCCCGGGAGACCGAGGTGTTGCGGATGATGGCGCTAGGCCTGTCCAACCGCGAGATCGCCAGCGAGCTCTTCGTCGAGGAGGCGACCGTGAAGACGCACGTGAACCGCATCTTCGCCAAGCTCGGGGTGCGGGACCGGGTGCAGGCGGTCGTGCTGGCGTACCAGAGCGGGGTGGCCCAGCTCCGGCGGTAG
- a CDS encoding sensor histidine kinase, giving the protein MSAALDIRARWREVATGLAGVALLAFGLAELYVPLAGYVEGQGPDLAALPDGWLAVLTVLVAGYGLAVAGCTSYPRTAAVLAGVCFTAQSFTPVLPEWPVVPLLALLAACFGCVAVGGRAAPTVAVVSYFGALGIENAVAGDSDWVFILFVGLAVLGPGYAVRMRRAQAARLVALAAEREAAARTDERLRVARELHDIVSHGVSVMVLQAAAAQAVLDSDAGQARMSLDAVQDVGREVVTELRRLLVILRGAEAAPEGLPSLRRIDALTAAVRLAGGRVEGTVTGDLGMIPTATDVSGYRILQEALTNAARHAPGSTVRVSIEVAGDALRLHVVDDGARPARRNAGTGHGLTGIRERAELFGGTVNAGPLAQGGFEVRVELPFDAEASAAPLSPTGVSG; this is encoded by the coding sequence ATGTCAGCCGCCCTCGACATCCGGGCCCGGTGGCGCGAGGTGGCCACGGGGCTCGCCGGTGTCGCGCTGCTCGCGTTCGGCCTGGCCGAGCTCTACGTCCCGCTGGCCGGCTATGTCGAGGGGCAGGGGCCGGACCTTGCCGCGCTTCCCGACGGCTGGCTCGCCGTGCTCACCGTGCTGGTGGCGGGCTACGGCCTCGCGGTGGCCGGCTGCACGTCGTACCCCCGAACGGCCGCCGTCCTCGCCGGCGTCTGCTTCACCGCGCAGAGCTTCACGCCCGTCCTACCGGAGTGGCCGGTCGTGCCGCTGCTGGCGCTGCTCGCCGCCTGCTTCGGCTGTGTCGCCGTGGGTGGCCGGGCGGCGCCCACGGTCGCCGTGGTCAGTTACTTCGGTGCGCTCGGGATCGAGAACGCGGTGGCCGGCGACTCCGACTGGGTGTTCATCCTGTTCGTCGGGCTGGCCGTGCTGGGCCCCGGGTACGCCGTGCGGATGCGGCGGGCGCAGGCGGCGCGGCTGGTCGCGCTGGCCGCCGAGCGGGAGGCCGCCGCCCGGACGGACGAGCGGCTGCGGGTGGCCCGGGAACTGCACGACATCGTCTCGCACGGAGTCTCGGTGATGGTGCTGCAGGCCGCAGCGGCGCAGGCCGTGCTCGACTCGGACGCGGGTCAGGCCCGCATGTCACTCGACGCGGTCCAGGACGTCGGACGCGAGGTGGTCACCGAGCTGCGGCGGCTGCTCGTCATCCTCCGCGGTGCGGAGGCGGCCCCGGAGGGGCTGCCGTCGCTGCGGCGGATCGACGCGTTGACCGCCGCGGTGCGCCTCGCCGGCGGCCGGGTCGAGGGGACCGTCACGGGCGACCTCGGCATGATCCCCACCGCCACCGATGTCAGCGGCTACCGCATCCTCCAAGAGGCGCTGACGAACGCCGCCCGGCACGCGCCGGGCTCGACCGTCCGCGTCTCGATCGAGGTGGCCGGCGACGCCCTTCGGCTGCACGTGGTCGACGACGGAGCGCGGCCGGCTCGGCGGAACGCCGGCACCGGCCACGGTCTGACCGGCATCCGGGAGCGGGCGGAGCTGTTCGGCGGCACGGTCAACGCGGGTCCGCTCGCGCAGGGCGGGTTCGAGGTACGGGTCGAGCTCCCCTTCGACGCCGAGGCGTCCGCTGCCCCGCTCTCCCCGACGGGAGTCAGCGGGTGA
- a CDS encoding DUF4352 domain-containing protein — MDVRRRKGSQHLFHADGTITAQDASGREYDVDGEAAIYDNDDAKGFLDEINPGNAVKANVYFDVPKGTKLKTITFDAGLFTLAEDAVVTL; from the coding sequence CTGGACGTACGGAGGCGCAAGGGCAGCCAGCACCTGTTCCACGCCGACGGCACCATCACCGCGCAGGACGCCTCCGGCCGGGAGTACGACGTCGACGGGGAGGCCGCCATCTACGACAACGACGACGCCAAGGGCTTCCTCGACGAGATCAACCCGGGCAACGCGGTGAAGGCGAACGTCTACTTCGACGTGCCGAAGGGCACAAAGCTGAAGACGATCACCTTCGACGCCGGCCTGTTCACCCTAGCCGAGGACGCCGTCGTCACCCTGTGA